From the genome of Syntrophorhabdaceae bacterium:
GCAGGCAATGCCCCGGCGCTATGCTGCGGTTTGAGAGTATCTTTCCTTCTATATCATCCATAAATGTATTATGTATCCTTTTTGACTTTCACGCCGAACTCCGAACGCCGAACTCGTCACTTCTTTAACGACATATGCATCACGTATGCGTCCTCGCCGGTCTCCCGGTAATATCCCTTTCTTTTACCTATGACAGAAAAGCCAAGGGTTCTGTAAAGGTCCTGCGCCCCCCTGTTGCCTTCTCTTACCTCAAGGAAGAAATCCGTAATACCATCCCTTGAACAATCTTCAATAATGTAGTTTACGAGATAAACGCCAAGCCCTTTTCTTCTATGGACGGGATCTATGGCGATGTTCATAATGTGTGCTTCATCTTCAACAGAGTATAGCATAATATAGCCAATAACCTTATTATCTTTTTCGAGCACGAGATTTCTGGCGATCGGTGAAAAGATGGTCTCTTCAAACATCCCCCTTGTCCAGGGAGAGATAAAAGAGAGTCTTTCAATCTCCAGTATATCCCCAAGGTCTGCCTGTCCCATTGTCCTTATCGTAACATCGCCAGGGTATGTTTCCGCGGTCTTTCCCAACCCTCAACCCCTGCTGATAGTCAGCGCTTTTTTAAGCTCTTCTTCTGTATTAATGTTTGTGAACACAGAAATACCATTACAAAAAAAGAGAGGGGCCTCTTTGACCGCCTTGACGGAGAGATAGGGGAATATATCCGTTACCCTGTATCTCCCTCTTTCAATGCATGTAAGCATATATGAAATACAGGACCTGCCATAGATCGCATGGAACGGCTCATACCCCTTTTCCGTTTTCGGTATGATGATATCCTCACCATTGATATTATCCAGCATGTACCTTATTGCTTCTCCTGACAGAAAGGGCATATCACAGGCGAGGGCAAAGACGTAATCCGCGCCGGTATGTATGAGGGCAGAGACAATACCGGCTAAGGGGCTCTGCAAGGCAACAACATCCTCTATGATCGGGATGTTCATACCGGGCAGCGCCTTAATGTTGTTGGAGACGACGATAGTGTTATCGAAGACCTCACGCACCACACCATATACCCTGTGTATCAACGGTTCACTATCGAGAATAAGTGTAGCCTTGTCCCTTCCCATTCTTGTACTTTTGCCACCCGCAAGGATCGCGCTAATAACGTCTGCCATAAAGATTTTTATCATCTTTTCCAATGAGAGTAAAGAACGCTTTACACGACATCCCCCATGTTGTAATTTTCTTCACTTGACAAAACACCCTTATCATGAAAATATTTATTACACACTGCGCTTTGTCATATCATGCACACAAAGAAATAAATAGCTGCAATTTTTCAGGAGGAATTATGGGAGGACTGCTTTGGATCATAGAGAAATTAAGCAGGGCAATGAACGCAATAGCGGCTTGCTCCTTAACGTTCATAATGCTTCTTACCGTGGCCGATGTTATCCTCAGGTATTTCGGACATCCTATTGTCGGTACCTTTGAGATCGTTGGCTTTGGCGGGGCCGTTGCGATCGGCTTCGGTATGCCGCTGACCTCGTGGCTCCGGGGGCATATCTTTGTGGATTTCTTCGTTCAGAAATTCCCACGAGTCCCACAGGCCGTGGTCAATATTACAACAAGGCTTGTCTGCATAGGACTCTTCATACTCATAGGGTGGCAGCTTTTTGGCTATGCTGCCGACCTTTTCAAGTCAGGTGAAGTATCTCTTACGAGGCAGATCCCGTTCTATCCTATCGCCTATGGGATAGGCATTTGCTGTTTCCTGCAGTGCCTTGTCCTGGTTGCCGATATCGTGAAGATCTTTGGAGGACAATATGAATGAAGTTACCATAGGCATAATAGGGTTATTAGTTGTCCTTGTACTTTTCCTGACAGGTATCGAGCTTGCCTTTGCAATGATCCTGATAGGGTTTCTCGGTTTCGGCTACCTCATATCCTGGAGTGCAGCGCTCAATCTCCTGGCGAAAGACTTCTATGATGTCCTGAACTCATACGGATTCACGGTAATCCCTCTCTTCGTCTTAATGGGTCAGGTGGCGTTTAATTCGGGCATAGCGAAGAGGCTCTTCGATACCTCCTATAAATTCATCGGCCATATCCCTGGCGGGCTTGCCATGGCAACCGTTGCCGGCGCCACAGCCTTCAAGTCCATCTGCGGTTCTTCGCCTGCCACGGCAGCAACCTTCGCAAGCGTCGCCGTCCCTGAGATGGACCGTTACGGGTATGATAAGAGACTCTCAACGGGCATCGTTGCAACCGTCGGGACTCTCGGCATTCTGCTTCCGCCAAGCGTTACCCTCATCATCTATGGCATCATCACTGACCAGTCCATCGGGAGGCTCTTCCTGGCCGGGATATTCCCGGGTCTTCTTATCGCCCTCTTTTTTATCGGCGTTATATATGGCTGGTGCAAGATGAACCCCGCAGTCGGACCAAAGGGTGAAAGATCAACGTGGGGCGAAAGGATCAGGTCGATTCCCGAGGTCATGTGGGTTGTCCTTATCTTCTTTCTCGTCATCGGCGGTATCTTGCAAGGTATTTTCACGCCTACCGAAGCGGGCAGTGTCGGCACATTTCTCGTTCTTACCCTTACATTCATCAGAAGAGACCTCAACCTCAAGGGTTATGTAAAGTCTGTCGTTGAATCCATAAGAACTGCCTGTATGGTCATATTGCTCATAGCAGGTTCAACGGTACTCGGCCACTTTATCGCCGTAACCAA
Proteins encoded in this window:
- the rimI gene encoding ribosomal protein S18-alanine N-acetyltransferase, with amino-acid sequence MGKTAETYPGDVTIRTMGQADLGDILEIERLSFISPWTRGMFEETIFSPIARNLVLEKDNKVIGYIMLYSVEDEAHIMNIAIDPVHRRKGLGVYLVNYIIEDCSRDGITDFFLEVREGNRGAQDLYRTLGFSVIGKRKGYYRETGEDAYVMHMSLKK
- a CDS encoding molybdenum cofactor guanylyltransferase, with protein sequence MADVISAILAGGKSTRMGRDKATLILDSEPLIHRVYGVVREVFDNTIVVSNNIKALPGMNIPIIEDVVALQSPLAGIVSALIHTGADYVFALACDMPFLSGEAIRYMLDNINGEDIIIPKTEKGYEPFHAIYGRSCISYMLTCIERGRYRVTDIFPYLSVKAVKEAPLFFCNGISVFTNINTEEELKKALTISRG
- a CDS encoding TRAP transporter small permease, which codes for MGGLLWIIEKLSRAMNAIAACSLTFIMLLTVADVILRYFGHPIVGTFEIVGFGGAVAIGFGMPLTSWLRGHIFVDFFVQKFPRVPQAVVNITTRLVCIGLFILIGWQLFGYAADLFKSGEVSLTRQIPFYPIAYGIGICCFLQCLVLVADIVKIFGGQYE
- a CDS encoding TRAP transporter large permease, with the protein product MNEVTIGIIGLLVVLVLFLTGIELAFAMILIGFLGFGYLISWSAALNLLAKDFYDVLNSYGFTVIPLFVLMGQVAFNSGIAKRLFDTSYKFIGHIPGGLAMATVAGATAFKSICGSSPATAATFASVAVPEMDRYGYDKRLSTGIVATVGTLGILLPPSVTLIIYGIITDQSIGRLFLAGIFPGLLIALFFIGVIYGWCKMNPAVGPKGERSTWGERIRSIPEVMWVVLIFFLVIGGILQGIFTPTEAGSVGTFLVLTLTFIRRDLNLKGYVKSVVESIRTACMVILLIAGSTVLGHFIAVT